The DNA region TCATAAAAACTATTCACCGAAACATAAAATTAACCAGCACTTATTGTGTGCCCCTTACACCCATATTTCTATGGTGCCCATCAAGCCAAATAGCGGTCCTGTCAAACTCATAGAAGTGATTTTTAAACTGTGACATTACAGAACATCTCGATGTAGATGTAGATAAAAATGGACGAAACCATAAATGTTACgaacaaaacaagaaaaaactCCTAAATAATTTTATCACTTGTATTTGATAGCCAGCACCATTTCAAGCATTGTAAAAGGACCAAAGCAACCAAACACACAAAtaggatttaaaaaaaaatagttgattgtgcaaccagttgggaaaagcagtATTGGCGAGTTGCagaaaatagtgtttcccaacgtgtttcacacaatatttttttaaattttgattagAATGCGGCTATGAATACAGATTAAAAGTACCAAGAACGTCTAGACAAGCGAAATATTTTGCCTTTCGTAACtgacgtttcaaaacgtcaatgagtaaGTGGCACTTTATATATGAATGTTAGAAAAAATACGCTTTTCCTGTCAAAGTCAGCTGATCAGAAATGCCCCTGTCACGGAATCGAATTGACAGTTTTCTTCGATGATGGCGAATACGAATTTCTTTCGCCATCGTGCCAAGcttttagaaaaaatatattgaagtCTGATGCGTAATTTGCACCTCAAAAGGGCAGAAATATGCCGATTATTCcgccaaaaattgaaattttgtctttTCGCAACAACCCTATTCCACCGATTTATCAGAGGGTGATTTATAGCCTGAAAAACAATGGTCGAAATGATGATATTGCCGAAATTTCTTGCCCCAGGACCCGAACGTCTCTACGTTCATGGCCGGAGGAGTCGACCATCCCCAAATCAGTCTTCGACATCCCATAACTGCATTTCTATGCACTTTGATGCTTACCGATATGTGTGCAGGGGCATGAGTAATGTCCCGGACGAGGGGAAACTTCTCCCTAAATAAATTTCCAACTAATTGACATCCGTTCGTTCTCTTGGGGTCGAACTGATAGATCAAAGTGTGACGTCATGCGCCGCCCCGTATCTCAATTAGAGCGTAGGACCATCTTCTCTCGAATACGTCGCAAAATCGTCAAAAAAAAATACTCCGGAAATTGCGAATTCCAAACTCCTCGACCTCTGGAGGGGATTTATCGGAGCGACGGTATAATCAGATTTTTGCCACCTTCGAGATTATCGATTCGTTTTCGAATTCAGTACAAAGCGATTCTCATTCCAGGGTCTTCAATTTACGTAGTATAATTGTTTTCGCTCAAtcctcttcattttcttcaaatgtGTCAGAGTGTCTCAAACTTCCTTTTTCAGAAAATCCAAAAATTATTCTGGTTGAAACATGTTTTCAACCTtaaacttgaaatttttcagagcCACTCTTGTCACTACATTATTAATCGGTTTAAAGCCTCTAGGTAAAACAAAACGTAATCCAATGtaatattcatttaatattCCATTTCATGAACCCAATTCTTATGAATTTGGCAGCAATTCATCTTCTCATCATTTATGTCCAGTTGCAGGAGTCTTCATTGAGATTTAATgcccattaaaattttaacaaatttccagtttttcaattatgacttacgtaccataaaaatacaaaaaaatcaaacacccaactcttgaaactaagttggacgctatgtaatcaatatttgaaggttttgtaaaataaaagtattcttcatattttctcgtataatgcgccgttttcgagtaattgggtgtggaaaaacaaaatatatctgtgaaattgggtactttgactgaatgtaACTCTTTtcagaagatccacagatgtgtagtgttagcTAGTTTTTCGcaaggtgattttgtttttctaggggtggcacaccTCATTATGaattggctatatcttttttatCAGgccaaatggaaaaaaatggtataggaaaaaagtgtttctcttgacctcaagaatctactgttaaaatatatgtacgagtcaaagacataTATTATCCAGGTTCATTATCTATGCGGTATTGAGAAATAATGTAATGATCAACCAAGAATCAAAGTACTGCAATAACAAAAAGTATAAAtgcaaaatttggtgtgagggAGCAGTGGAGGATATTTATGTAGTCGATActggatgaaaatccataatgtAACTTCAAATGGAACTGCTTCAAAAACTTAGGACCGATATAATCCATTATTATTCCGTCATAAATTATTCATGTGACAAATTATTGTTATTGCCATAAACAatggatttttccattttctatCGAGCAACAAAGTTTCTTAATCGTTCTTGTATACTCATCAAAAAGCTATAAACAACCCGAGTCAAGTTATCTGTGCCCTAAGTATAGTGAATGGATAAATGAAGGGAATAACGAATGAAATAGCAGTATTTCTTTGATCATAAGTTACATTCAACCGTTTCACTGTACCTTATTATAAAAATGTGTAGAAAATTATCCCGCTGTTTTATGAAGCTAGAGCTGTGTAAATAAGTATGTATATTCGATTGAAAAGTCTGACCTcccttttgttttctttttattAACTGTCTCTCCAGAGGGACAAATGTGTATACAATAtacagtctttgacttgtacaaatattttaatagtcgATTCTTGATgtcgaaagaaatacttttttcctataccatttcctccgattcggccctgataaaaagatttagtcattttgagttttcataatgagctgtgccatccctggaaaaacaaaattaccttcagaataagtagctaaatctgcgacattacaaatctgtggatcttttaaacagagttccATCCAGCAAAAGTacccattttttcaaaattcacagatactttttaataataaaattactcaaacattcattagatagattagaaattactcgaaaacagcgcattatacgaaaaaatatggacaatacttttattttacaaaacgttcaaatattcattagataacttagtttcgagagttgggttctttgaattttttgaatttttatggtacctaatgcTCAttataagaaaactggaagacgtgggtaatatcttttattcgaaaaatattcatcaaatgaacGAATAACTATATTCCGACATTCATtatattcgataaaaccttttgtgGCAGAGAACTAGAAGTTACATTTTCTTACGGTTTTTTCaaccagcctgtatcttttaaaccgagccgattcgggaaaaatggtaaaagaaaaaagtgttccttttgacctcaagaatctactgttaaaatatttgtacgagtcaaagactcaacctgtatatagTCCTTATGGAAGGATAAATACAGTAAAAGTTAAGCTAACCTCTGTTCGATAACACTGCACGAGTATAATAAGAGTGATAATCAACCAATTTAGTTTTGACAGACTATTATGAATGAGCTGCTCGTCGAATATACTCACGAAATTCAATTACTTGCACCATCTTCCCAATCCCTTTCTCGCCAGTCGTCTAATTGTGGTTATTTATTGTTTCAGGGTGCCATGGCTTGGTTAGACAGCCCGACACGTCGAAGGAGCTAACAGTTGCAACGATGACAAGCtcgaataaacagtgatcttcCTATTACGAACACCAACCAGATTAAGACAAGCGATAAATGAATCGACTAGTGTAAAACTGAACAGTGCCGCCATTCGAATAGACACCATGAAGTACGTCTTCCTCATCATTGCCATCGTGCTAGTTACGAACGCCCTCGCGTCATCGATAATAACGCATCTGGACCCGTTGGACCAAGAGGGAAAATGCGAACCGATCACGATCCCGATGTGCCTCGGTATCGGCTACAATTCCACCAGGATGCCCAACGAACTCAACCACGAATCTCAAGACGAAGCCGGGTTGGAGGTGCACCAGTTTTGGCCCCTGGTGCAGATCAAGTGTTCGCCCGAGTTGAAGTTCTTTTTGTGCTCTATGTACGCTCCGATCTGCCTGCCGGCCTACCAAAAACCCCTTCCGCCTTGCCGGGGCCTGTGCCAGAGAGCGCGCGAAGGCTGCGAGCCGATAATGCTCCGCTACAACTTCAAATGGCCTGAGAGGATGGATTGCGATCTGTTCCCCGTGTACGGTGCTTCGCCTGACGTCTTATGCATGGACCAGAACAACGCCAGTAGCTCCACCACTTCAAAACCGCCGTCGAAAGGGAAAAATTCCAAATCTTGTAAGGGTTCAAAAAACTGCACAAGTCCCCACGGAGACGCAAAAAGAAGCGGAAGGGAGTGCAAGTGCCATTGCCAAAATCCGCTCGTTCTCCTGGGGAGAGAATCAACCTCTCTAAACAGAAGCGTCGCAGGCATCGCAAATTGTGCCCACCCGTGCAAGGAGACCTACTTCAAAGCGGACGAGAAGGAGTTCGCGACACTATGGATAACACTATGGTCAGCATTATGCGCAGCTTCAACCTTAATGACACTAACCACATTCTGCATCGAAACGGAACGTTTCAAATACCCTGAGAGGCCTATAGTGTTTTTATCGGCCTGTTACTTCCTAGTCTCTATCGGTTACCTCATAAGAGTTTGGTTGGGACACGAAGCTGTGGCCTGTGACGGACCCATCATCAAGTACAATCTCAACGGTCCCAGTGCATGTTTCTCCGTTTTCTTTCTGGTGTACTTCTGTGGAATGGCCTCGTCTATCTGGTGGGTAGTCCTGTCATTCACGTGGTTCCTAGCAGCTGGATTGAAATGGGGAAATGAAGCCATAGCGAGCTACTCCGTTTATTTCCATTTCTTCGCATGGTTCATACCATCCCTGCAGACCATCGCGGTTTTACTATCCAGTGCCGTGGACGGCGATCCGGTTTCTGGGATCTGTTACGTCGGAAACATGAACATGGAAAACCTCAGGACTTTCGTACTCGCGCCTCTCCTGGTCTATCTCCTCCTCGGTACCAGCTTCCTATTGGCGGGTTTCGTGTCGCTGTTCAGGATCCGAAACGTGATCAAGAAGCAAGGCGGTGTTGGAGCCAACTGCAAGACCGACAAACTGGAGAAACTGATGATCCGTATCGGGATATTCAGCGTGCTGTACACTGTTCCGGCAACAATAGTGATCGGTTGTTACCTATACGAAAACGCTTTTCACGAGGAATGGCTGAAATCGCTCGCTTGCACCTGCCCAAACACTAGTATTATGACTTACAGGGAGAAACCCCTGTATTCGGTTCTGATGCTCAAATACTTCATGACGCTAGCTGTAG from Coccinella septempunctata chromosome 1, icCocSept1.1, whole genome shotgun sequence includes:
- the LOC123322851 gene encoding frizzled-2; translated protein: MKYVFLIIAIVLVTNALASSIITHLDPLDQEGKCEPITIPMCLGIGYNSTRMPNELNHESQDEAGLEVHQFWPLVQIKCSPELKFFLCSMYAPICLPAYQKPLPPCRGLCQRAREGCEPIMLRYNFKWPERMDCDLFPVYGASPDVLCMDQNNASSSTTSKPPSKGKNSKSCKGSKNCTSPHGDAKRSGRECKCHCQNPLVLLGRESTSLNRSVAGIANCAHPCKETYFKADEKEFATLWITLWSALCAASTLMTLTTFCIETERFKYPERPIVFLSACYFLVSIGYLIRVWLGHEAVACDGPIIKYNLNGPSACFSVFFLVYFCGMASSIWWVVLSFTWFLAAGLKWGNEAIASYSVYFHFFAWFIPSLQTIAVLLSSAVDGDPVSGICYVGNMNMENLRTFVLAPLLVYLLLGTSFLLAGFVSLFRIRNVIKKQGGVGANCKTDKLEKLMIRIGIFSVLYTVPATIVIGCYLYENAFHEEWLKSLACTCPNTSIMTYREKPLYSVLMLKYFMTLAVGITSGVWIWSGKTLDSWRRFWRRMFGKPDFTGANAVLIKNRPGKPPPQYLVAGPGSASLLGPAGSVASASQHHLHHHVLKQPPLSHV